The Candidatus Eisenbacteria bacterium genome contains a region encoding:
- a CDS encoding exosortase system-associated protein, TIGR04073 family, with the protein MRRMLVLTSIFIALAGSAGAQTAPDKFLRGLAGMTTSFLEVPGNMVAQTRKRGPAEGIPLGFALGLGMIVPRTLVGVWEFISAPFPLPADYAPILDPEYPWSYFDEGGSPRRKR; encoded by the coding sequence ATGCGGCGTATGCTGGTCCTCACCTCCATCTTCATCGCGCTGGCCGGATCGGCCGGCGCGCAGACCGCGCCCGACAAGTTTCTGCGCGGGCTCGCCGGCATGACGACGTCGTTCCTCGAAGTGCCCGGCAACATGGTCGCGCAGACCAGGAAGCGGGGCCCCGCCGAGGGTATTCCGCTCGGCTTCGCCCTCGGGCTCGGAATGATCGTGCCCCGCACGCTGGTCGGCGTGTGGGAGTTCATCTCGGCGCCGTTCCCGCTGCCCGCCGACTACGCGCCGATCCTCGATCCGGAGTACCCGTGGAGCTACTTCGATGAGGGCGGCTCGCCCCGCCGCAAGAGGTAG
- a CDS encoding enoyl-CoA hydratase/isomerase family protein, with the protein MAHIDLGSTGLRATKEKGVLRVVLDRPERRNACTVEMYHGIKKAAVLAERDPEIDVVVLTGEGDYFCVGGEMGGRHEGGPGLDRETDGIDLTPFVQLERCPKIVLTAINGMCQGGGLVMTIMSDVSVVSDRATFRVPELLRGVADCYLAGRLASRVGMAHAKYLLFTAQYFGAAEALAMGLVSRVVPHADLERAVEETIGWIRATAPRARTLLKRDLNRQLPSLDLPMFTESLASDEVREGFEAFVEKRAPAWAPGGSRR; encoded by the coding sequence ATGGCTCACATCGATCTCGGCTCGACCGGCCTGCGCGCGACCAAGGAGAAGGGCGTCCTCCGCGTCGTGCTCGACCGCCCCGAGCGGCGCAACGCGTGCACCGTCGAGATGTACCACGGCATCAAGAAGGCGGCGGTGCTCGCCGAGCGCGATCCGGAGATCGACGTCGTCGTGCTCACCGGCGAGGGCGACTACTTCTGCGTCGGCGGCGAGATGGGCGGCCGGCACGAAGGCGGCCCGGGCCTCGATCGCGAGACCGACGGCATCGACCTCACGCCGTTCGTACAGCTCGAGCGCTGTCCCAAGATCGTGCTCACCGCGATCAACGGCATGTGCCAGGGAGGTGGCCTCGTCATGACGATCATGAGCGACGTCTCGGTCGTCTCCGATCGCGCGACGTTCCGCGTCCCGGAGCTGCTGCGCGGCGTCGCCGACTGCTACCTCGCCGGCCGCCTCGCGAGCCGCGTCGGCATGGCGCACGCGAAGTACCTGCTCTTCACCGCGCAGTACTTCGGCGCCGCCGAGGCGCTCGCTATGGGGCTCGTGTCGCGCGTCGTCCCGCACGCCGATCTCGAGCGCGCGGTCGAGGAGACGATCGGCTGGATCCGCGCGACCGCGCCGCGTGCGCGGACGCTCTTGAAGCGGGATCTGAATCGCCAGCTCCCGAGCCTCGACCTGCCGATGTTCACCGAGTCGCTCGCCAGCGACGAGGTGCGCGAGGGATTCGAGGCGTTCGTCGAGAAGCGCGCGCCGGCGTGGGCGCCGGGCGGATCGCGGCGGTGA